One Nicotiana sylvestris chromosome 12, ASM39365v2, whole genome shotgun sequence genomic window carries:
- the LOC104230231 gene encoding F-box protein At5g03100-like: MEMQRKIMARGDRDRLSDLPDAILLYILSMLPEGKEVVRTSVLSQRWRFLWKSVAVSVNFGVLDYPYDERTKKKILAFVASINRELHYWRCCEKIKAFRVFPVKYKEYLVKDVDFWVHFATKVANVEEFTLKFCIINFPDYVYKFPQFAYKNTSLRNLVLGNCGLNPSGSVNWSSLVSLSIGHLKLTDSVMEKIISGCPKLESLELDNVLGIRCLVISSVKLRKLIILNDEINEYTQWHDENIPSLEIFAPYVQNLVLSGFLYDEISLQQSNVASLVTAVLNLNVDFVEFEDEEEKLEKECRYLKEFLLSVSHVENVELGPWCIKWLSILELKGWQSPPSSWKYLKLIAALEHLPGIYSILQSSSELETLVIDWANYETIDRLLSYTNEVQQSRSVETHNVNCSLLHLKTIKIINFHGPLSGNNLVLRLVKYLLKNATVLEKLVIVAKFEGSDAPQDYVKVEQEFLSFPRSSLHASVVFSYG; this comes from the exons ATGGAAATGCAGAGGAAAATCATGGCGAGAGGAGATCGAGACCGACTCAGTGATTTGCCCGACGCTATTCTACTATACATCCTCTCTATGTTGCCGGAGGGAAAAGAAGTTGTGAGAACCAGCGTATTATCTCAGCGATGGCGGTTTCTTTGGAAGTCCGTTGCAGTGTCAGTCAATTTCGGCGTCCTCGATTACCCCTATGATGAAAGAACCAAAAAGAAAATTCTTGCTTTCGTAGCTTCAATCAATAGAGAGCTTCATTATTGGAGGTGCTGCGAGAAAATCAAAGCATTTAGGGTGTTTCCCGTTAAATACAAAGAGTATCTTGTTAAAGATGTGGATTTTTGGGTACATTTTGCAACTAAGGTTGCTAATGTTGAAGAGTTTACACTTAAATTTTGCATTATCAATTTTCCAGATTACGTGTATAAGTTTCCTCAGTTTGCGTATAAGAATACGTCGTTAAGGAATTTGGTTTTGGGCAACTGCGGGTTAAACCCTTCTGGTAGTGTGAACTGGAGCAGTCTCGTTTCTCTTTCAATTGGGCACCTGAAATTGACGGACAGTGTAATGGAAAAAATAATATCAGGTTGCCCTAAATTGGAGAGCTTGGAACTGGATAATGTTTTGGGCATTCGTTGTTTGGTAATCAGCTCGGTGAAGCTGAGAAAGTTGATCatattaaatgatgaaattaatgAATATACCCAGTGGCACGATGAAAATATCCCTTCACTCGAGATATTTGCCCCGTATGTTCAAAATTTGGTACTTTCGGGGTTCTTATACGACGAGATAAGCTTGCAGCAGAGCAATGTGGCTTCACTTGTCACTGCAGTCCTTAATTTAAATGTTGATTTTGTTGAAtttgaagatgaagaagagaaaTTGGAGAAGGAGTGTAGATATTTGAAGGAATTTCTTCTTAGCGTTTCCCATGTCGAGAATGTTGAATTGGGTCCCTGGTGCATCAAG TGGCTTTCCATACTGGAGCTGAAAGGGTGGCAATCTCCACCTTCAAGCTGGAAATACTTAAAACTTATCGCAGCCTTGGAACACTTGCCTGGAATTTACAGCATTCTACAGAGTTCATCGGAGCTTGAGACATTGGTCATTGACTGGGCCAATTACGAAACGATA GACCGGCTGCTAAGTTACACAAATGAGGTTCAGCAGAGCAGGAGTGTTGAGACACATAATGTTAACTGCTCACTGCTACACCTAAAGACCATCAAGATCATTAACTTTCATGGACCACTAAGTGGAAATAATCTTGTACTTCGATTGGTCAAATATTTGCTCAAGAATGCAACAGTGCTAGAAAAATTGGTCATTGTTGCCAAATTCGAAGGGAGTGATGCGCCTCAGGATTATGTTAAAGTGGAACAGGAGTTCCTAAGCTTTCCAAGATCATCTTTGCATGCTTCAGTTGTCTTTTCTTATGGATGA